The stretch of DNA cccattactggcgagtaagtgtcaaagtaatcaaggccttccttttgtctataacctttgacaacaagtcttgccttatatttgtcaatagtgtcatcagctttcattttcctcttaaagatccatttcgaacctaaagtcTTATTCCttgaggaagatcaaccaattcccatgtatgattatccaaaattgattgaatctcactagtgactgcctctttccaaaatgctgaatcagaagatgacatagctgctttgaaagtttgaggctcattttcaagcaagaatgtcacgaaatctggtccaaaggaagtagatgttctttgacgtttgctacgccttggatccttttcacttggagtattttcctttggttcttccggTGGTCGTTTAGATCTTTCACTTGACGACTCGCATTGAGTGTTAAACGGataaatattttcaaagaatTGAATATTATCTTATTCAATTACTGTATTAACATaaatttcgggattatcagatttatgaaccaaaaaccgacatgctttattGTTTGTAGCAAATCTAATGAAAACACAATCCACAGTTTTTGGTCTaatttttacccttttgggtaaaggtacttgtacctttgctaaacacccctacactttaaaatatttcaagttgggttttcttcctttccatttttcatatggaatagattgtgtttgttgtgggaggggggagggggagggggagtaCTCTATTGAGTATtcagttagctgtaaggataTCTTCCCCCCACAAGCTCTGCGGTAacccggaacttattaataaagcaTTCATCATTTCCTCTAATGTCCAGTTTTttctttccatattttcattgGATTGAGGTATATAGggggcagtagtttgatggataattctaTATTACGAACATATTTCTACAAAAGGGGATTCGTATTCTCTACCCCTATCACCTCTAATCATTTTAATCTTTTTGTTCatttgattctccacttcattcttgtattgcttaaatgcttcaattgcttcatccttattattaagcaaataaacataataaTATCGAGcacaatcgtcaataaaagttataaaatactatTTTCCACCACGAGATGGTgttgacttcatatcacaaatgttgGTATGAATTAAGTCGAAAGGATTTAAATTCCTTTcaacagacttataaggatgtttgacattttgatttattacactcaaatttaggcaatacttctaaattaattaacttccgcaaggttttgtaattgacatgtccaaaatgaatatgccataaatcatttgactacaataaataataagaagctaaaattttattaataatgTCAACAACCATTGCATTGAGTTTGAAAAGTCTCTATGTGAGGTAGCCTTTTCTAACATACATATCATTTTTGCTTACAACAACCATGTCAgatacaaatacacatttgaatccatttaTAACAAGTAGGGAAGTCAAAGTTAAAtttttcctaatagtaggaacatgaagaacgttgttgagcgttagcaccttgccggaagtcatcctcaggaatatcttcccataaccctcAATCTTGGCCGTTGCAGTATTTTCCATGAAAAGATCTTCTTCGGGACCAACAGTAGAGTAAGTagcaaatgcttctttgacagtacaaacatgtcgagtggctccagagtcaatccactaCTCATTTGGATTTCCAACTAAGTTACATTctgaaagcattgcacacagatcatcaatgtcatcattcttcacCACTATGTTGTTCTGTCCCTTTTTCTTgtcctttttcgggagacgacagtCAGGGGCTTTGTGACTAGCTTTTCCACAATTATAGCAGTTGCCTTTGAATTTTTTCTTGTTCTTCTCCTTAGTCTGTCCAAaagacctcttcctcttcttactttttAAAGCAGTCTCTTCAAAGATATACGCTCCCATAATCGTTGAATTTTCACGCGACTTCTTCTcgactatttttttttatcttcctcactcttgagacgaatcacaaaaTCTTttaacttcatttctttgcgcttgtgctttagataatttttgaaatctctccacgaaggaggaaacttttcaatcattgcagccacttgaaatacctcattcactaccataccttcagcaataaggccgtgaaaaataagttgaagctcttgaacttgggttccaactgTTATGCTATCTATCATTGTACAACcaagaaacttggcaaccacaaacTTTTTCAAGCACACATCTTTAGTCTTGTATTTCTTCTCAAGTGCATCCCacaattctttcgaagtattcatagcACTGTAAACATTGTATAAATCATCCTCCAAAGCACTTAGAatgtagcctttgcaaagaaaatctgtccgttttcacgcctcaacaatcataaacTTTTTATTGTCTGGCATGTCGGCGGCAGGCACTGGAGGGTCTTCActggtgaatttctgcataccaagtgtgctAAGCCAAAAGAACatcctttgctgccatcctttgaagttggctccagaaCATTTTCCCGATTTTTCGGCCGGTGGCACAACAGTTCAACTTGACGAGGCTATTGTTGTTGCTGCAACAGTTGCAAAATGATTTCCAttttcaattgccatttctcactgtcaaCAACAGAACAATTCAATTAATGGCAGAAATAAAACAGTAAACAATATTGTAATTAATAATAAATAGTATATTTAATAAACAAAAACTGAAATTTTTATATATTGTTTCACAAGAAAACgctgaagtttttatgttcttcaaattgtttttgaattttaataCTCCGATAAAGTTTTTATATCCTCAAATCAGAAATAGAAAAATTCAGAATGAGtagaaaaccacaaaggttttaatcTCCAGAAACTAGAATACAGATTAAAGTATaaatataatttccttaagattgttagtaaTATGTATTTACTATAATATTATGAATCATTAAATTTCCTGTAACAAAAATAGAAACAGGAAAAAACAAATGTAAAGTAGAAATGTAAATAATCAGAAGCAGAATCTGAAAATATATTTCAGAATAAAATCGAGCTCATTGAATGCACAGTGCGTCCTTAATAAAagttattcccctcaagtaccggAGGtattggaatattatcctcctagaatagaacgatttaactcaccagagtaTAGGTACCAAAAACGCTGGTGAACTGCGAACACTTAATGGCTGTAAATCACACTGCAATTTATTTGTGCAGAAGAAGTTCAAAAAATTGCATAAGGTAAAATTCTGGGTTCCATGACTGTTGGAACAGGTGGGAACGTTTAAAATATTTCgtgaaaagaatttaaaataattcgggaaagGATACGGACCAGGTCGCATCGCGCGCGCGAATCCTGGGTTATTCCAggttattttttaataattaagttaatcaatattattaaataattaaaagaaaattttttcaaaaaattaatcaatcaatcgttgacaaaagccgaagccgagccgagcgacgacgacgacgacaacgcgaggcttactttctttccaacccatttaacaccaagagaagtgCTTTCTTAATATAAGCACATTCCTTTTCTTTCCACTACCAATGAGGGACAATTGCTTTTTCCAAAGCATAAGGGAACAACTTACTTTCCCTTTACATTTTTTCCTCCATTCCCCATTCACCAACTTCCAATCCCAGCATCTTTTATGCATCACAACATTGTTTTTAAAAGCAAACTtaagtgtcaagtgtgatttgctccaCCATTTAAGTTCATTAAAGTTATGTGATTTGCATTGTCACTATCACAAAATAGTTTTCCTTTCTATTATGGGAAGAATTAATCCAAAAACGGGCGACAATGAGATGACCAAATTTCTTTAAGGACACACAAATAAACAACTTGTGGGCTCGAAATAAATCTTTGTTTCTATTTGGTCTTAATTAGTATGTTGATGTTCTAGTTTCTATTTTTCAACAcagttttatatatttatttggcGTGCGGGGAGAAAATACGAAAGTTCCGCGCGAAGGAAAGTTATAAATGTAGTTTTCTAGAACTATGTTGATGTTGAGGTGAGAAATTATGAGAAACGAACATTATTAAATACTTTATCTTATAATTCATGTCGTAAATAATGAGTATTTGTACTTATATGGGTCAAAATCCAACTTTAGTCGAAAATGGTGTTAGTAAAATATTCCTGGGATGCCACGCGTTGAGGTAATCTAATTATCAACAAAGTCCGCGGTCGAAGAGTCAGCAAGACTGAAGTCGAGAAGTTGTCATCGAGGCTGAAGTTGAGCACCTTTGATAGAGTTATAACGGCTATTTTTAAGATAGGACTTAAAGGAGAATATTCTAgtagatattctctgcacttgtactattagggtttctatGAACatgtttcctataaatagaaagagacacaatgataggggacatgtgatatttatttataaaaatacacTTTGACTTGAGAGAGGGAATCAAATTTCATTGCAAGCATACAAACATCActttttcactaagattcttgtctacaCTTTTCCACTAGATCCAAGAATAACTTAGATATTCAAAGGATTGTCCATCACTAATCATTATAAGAAAGAACACTCATTGATTGCATCCTTTCTTGGGTGACTCAGtcattctatttacttaaatgccatttattgctATTTGTTGATATTGAATGCTACGTTATTCtctttgatttctaaaatattgaTTGAGTGTTGCCGCTGTTATTAAAATATACCTACGTAATATTTATTACACTTTTGAGAACTCCCTCTTTGTAATATTATTGTTAGCTAAGATTAACCttcatttatataaatttaattagttgaaccaaaatctatattttttggtcaaacaattagGCGCCATCTGTGGGGATTTcatagttaaatttttagtttcctctagatctaCATGGCAGGTAACCATTAGGTGCACACAAAACcctacatggcaggtaaccaaggagAAAGGACAAAAATAATAAGTGacttcccaaccaacctcatgaatgtCATCAACGAAAGCTTTGAAATAGTAGGTGAGGACGTGACGCCCAACACATCCCCTAGGAGAGAAAGGTCGCCTCCACCACACTGCAGCATAACAAAATCCAACGAAAACGGGGCCACCACTTCTGCAAAAGAAGGGACACCTCTAGTTGTGAAAAAACTCCTCGAAGCATGGTTGATCGACATGCTAGCTAGAATCCTCAACAAACCCGCTACAGTCATGATTGTAGAAACTGCAAGAGCTTGCACGATACAACGGACAGACAATCAGTGTAACTAACCAAACCCTCCAACGATAGGTATAACTCACAATATTACTGACAATGCAGGTGACAACGCCCTCACTGCCATTCTAAagaggatggaagaaatggagaatgaaaactAGGCACTCCGAGACCAGATGAAAGAACATCAAGAACGAGTTGACAAAATACAGGGCGCCCCTAAGCTGCTACCAAAAAGGGATGCTGGTAGGTTCATAGAGTAGCCGTACAGTGATGACGCAGCCCTGCATACCATACCAAAGACTTTCAAAATGTTGCCCTATCTCAAGATATACGACGGAACGACCGATCCTGAAGATCATATGACTCACtacgtcaccgccgtgaaaggcaacagcctcgccaaggaacaagtgTCCTCTATTTTGATAAAACATTTGACGAAACCCTTACGggaggggcattaacatggtattcacaactACCATCCCGCTCCATAGAAACTTTTGAGGAAATGGACGATAAGTTCGTAATCACCCATGCCTGAGCCAAGAAGGCTGAAGCAAGAGTAAATGACATATTCACTATTAAGCAGTCCTTGGGAGACTTCCTCGCCTGGTTCAACAGAGTAAGGATGACTCTGCCAAACATATCCGAAGGGATGGCGGTCACAACTTTCTAGAATGGGTTGAGTAGATATGGTTCAAGGGCAACTAGAAAACTACTGAACCGATTGATGAAGTATCCTCCAACAACTTGGGATGAAATCCATAACGCTTACTGCGCCGAGGTCTGAACAGACAAGGACGACCTCAGCAGACCAACTCACCGGTTAACCTCGGTACAAGAAAAAACCTAGAAAAGAACGAAGAGACAACACTAGAAGAGATCACTCGATTTCGCGACCCAACAGGGAGCGGCACCAGCCATATGCTAGGACGGCCGCCGCGCCTCCCCCCTCTATGAAGAAGGCACATGCCAGCCAAGGAGGGGAACTCATCGGAACAAAAGAGGTTATGCCCCCATTAttatctgctcacaatttttATGTGTCACATATAGAAATAGTCTACGCTCTCGAGAAACTCGGAACAAAGATGAAGTGCCCGTTGAGGATAAGATCAGACCCAAACACCAGAAAACCTGATGTCCTCTATGAGTTCCTCCAGGAACGTGGTCACAAAatagaagattgcatcgccctcagAAAAGAAGTCGTAAACATGTTATGGCAAGGGCACCTCAAAGAGCTGTTGAGCGATAAGGGGAGAACCAACTTCTCCAAAGGACGTGAACATCAATGCCCGCCAAAGCCGCCATCACTAGCTCATACTATCAACGTGATCATCGACAGCGGTGACGATACCTCAATCAACAACATGAAGTTCACCACCACTCACAAGCTCAAACGGTCTATCACCCGTGAACGGTACGACAAATTCGaaaaaagtatcatcttcgatgagtCGGATGCCAACGGTTTGACTTCTCCTCATAATGATGCCCTCGTTATTACTTTACGCATTTTAGATACCGATTTCAAATGCATCATGGTGGATGATGTAAGTGGCACATGCATTATCCATCCCCTAGTCCTTACCCAAATAAAACTtgaggataagatagtgtcgcgctgcatcacgctaactggttttaataatgcagttgagCCGACATCCAGGGAGATTGCATTCCCCGTCTTGGCAGGCGGCGTCACTCTGGAGActacattccacatcatggatcaGGCCAATGCATACAACGCCATCGTAGGATGACCATGGATACATACTATGAAAGTCGTCCCCTCCAACCTataccaagtaattaaattcccaaCACCATAGGGAATATTTAGTATACGCGGAGAACATCACACGTCCTGGGAATGCTACCGCATTGCCTTAGATAACACGGCAACCCAAGAGAAAAAAGACAAGCTAAAAGAGACAAAGCAATCAACAGTGTCGAGGTCGACACCGGAAGAGATCGGGGACGTCATCATGGATCCCGACATGGTCGAGGTTGCAGGttcgaccatagaagacctcgaccccgttcaattaGACCTCAATAACCATAGCAAAAAGGCCTATATTGGTTGCAAACTCCGGGAACCAGGTAAaatcagtcaattcttaatagTTAATGCAGATTTGTTTGCCTTCAGCCATGTAGATATGTCGGGCATCCCAAAGGAAATCGCCACACATAAATTAAACTTTGACCCATTCGACCCCCCAGTAAGATAGGTCAGGCGTAAATTCAACTCCGCCATCGATGATGCAATCCGCGAGGAGGTGGAAAACTGTTAGAGAACGACTccatcagggagtcgaagtaccccaaGTGGATCGCCAATTTAGTCAtggtaaaaaagaaaaatgggaaatgaCAGATGTGCGTGGATTTCACAGACTTGAACAAATCATGTCCGAAGGATTCGTTCCCATTACCCCATATCAACTAAATCATCAATGCAATAGTCGGGCACGAACTATTGAGTTTCTTGGACGCTTACTCAGGCTATAAAAAATTCTTATGGAGGAAGAAGATTAGGAGAAGACCACGTTCATCACCCACTAAGGAACGTATTGCTATAGGGTCATGTCATTTGAACTGAAGAACGCGTGGGCTACTTATCAAAGATTAGTAACAAAGATGTTCAAAGACCAGCTCGGTAAGACCATGGAGGTATATATAgatgacatgttggtcaagtccgAAAGGGTAGACGAAATACTTAGACGGTACAAAATGAAGCTGAACTCGGAGAAATGCTCGTTTGGCGTGGCCTCGGGAAAGTTCTTGGGTTTTCTGGTGTCACAGTAAGGGATCGAGGTCAACCCAAaccaaatcaaagctatcgaggggaTACCAAAACTCTTAACTACCAaaaagcaagtccaaaggttgaTTGGTCAAATCATCACCCTATCAAGGTTCATCTCGCGGTCGTCGGATAGATGTCACAAATTTTTTGGCATACTCAAGAAGGACAACGTCCTCTAATGGACTCCCGAGTGCGTCCAAGCTCTACGAGAACTGAAGGCATACCTATTATTACCGCCCCTGCTTTCAAAACGCGAACCTAAGGAGCAACTCCTCGTCTATCTAGCCGTCTCCGAGGTAGTGGTAAGCACAGTCTTGATCCGCAAAAACCAAGGTatgcaatctcccatctattaaaTTAGCAAAATACACGTTGACACCGAGACGAGGTACCTGCACCTTGAAAAATTGGCTTTGGCCTTGGTCATatcttcacgaaagcttagaccctatttcCAATGCCATCCCATGTCGATCGTCACAACCTTTTCCTTGAGGAGCATTTGtataaacccgagctatcggggAGGCTGGCCAAATGGGACATCGATCTAAGCGAGCATGATATCACATACCATCCGCGAACAAAGATAAATTCACAAGTGCTCGTCGACTTTGTCGCCGActtcagtgcaaaaataatgcCTAAAGTGGAAAGGGAAGCCGTCCAAGCTTCCCTCCAAACAtaagacctctgggtcctatacaccgatggCGCATCCAATGCATCAGGGTTcggactgggactcgtactctAGGTCCCAACACGCGAAGTAATTCGTCAGTCCATAAAGTGCTAGGATATGACTAATattgaggccgagtatgaggctgtaATTGCAGGGTTAAGGCTAGAACTCAAGTATGGGGCGAAACGGTTGAAACTACGCTATGATTCCCAGATCGTAGTCAACAAAGTCACAGgtactttccaaatcaaggaacaaaggttgAAAAAGTACCAGACTGAAATCTTCAAGCTATTTCCTGAGTTCGACGAATGCCAACTCGATCAGATCCCATGAGCGCAGAATGCCGAAGCAGATGGCCTCGCCAAACTGGTCGTTGCTACCAAAAGTATCACAAACGGAGATAAAAGCGTAGTCCAtctcctcaactcatcactagaccaaatcgaggtaaaaATCATAAACTTAACTTGGGACTGACGCAATTATATTATCGCATATTTGTAGGATGACACACTCCCAGGAGACAAAAAAGAAGCCAACAAACTAAGAATGCAGGCAACCAGATACAGTCTCCTCCATAGCGACCTATACAAGAGGACTTACGGCGGCCCTCTGGCAAGATGTTTGGGCCCAAACGAAACCCAACACATCCTCGAAAAAGTCCATGAAGGCCATTGCGGAGCTCAGTCTGGTAATCGAGCactggtcagatgcctcatacgagCGGGATACTATTGGCCCACCATAAAAAAGGATGTCGCAGACTTCGAGAGGAAATGCGAACAATGCTAAAAGTATGCCTAATGATTCAACAAGCAGGCGAATACCTCCACTTGGTCACCTCCCCTTGGCCGTTCATTAAATGGGTAATGGACATCGCGAGTCTCCTCCCAGCAGGGCAAGGTAATGTAtgattccttttggttttaactgactatttctctaaatgggtggaaccAGGAGCATTTTCCCAAATACGGGAATATGAGGTAATCACCTTTTAATGGAGAAACGCCATCTGCCGATTCAGCCTACCCAAGGAAATCAGTTATTACAACGGACCCCAGTTTATAGGAAATAGAACAGCCCAGTTCTTCGATAAATGGCATATCAATAGGATACTCTCAACCCCATATCACTCAGCGAGTAACGGGCAAGCAGAATCCTCCAATAAGTCCgtactaaacatcatgaagaaaaagcttgaAGACACCAAGGGACTATGTCCAAAAATACtaccagaagtattatgggcctaccgaaccACTCCGAAGACGAGCACAAGAGAGACAccctactctttggtctatgggACCGAGGCTATAATACCAGTCAAAGTCGGAGAACCCAACCTAAGATACTCCCACGAAAGCGGCATTAGTAACGATGAGAGCAGAAGGCAGGAACTCGACGAAATCGACGAACAAAGAGATATGGTATACATAAGAATGGTCGTCcaaaaacaacaagaaaaacactattacaacaagaaagcaaaggtccggccgcttaaagtcggggactacacACTTAAAGCCAAAACTCAAGCGAGCAAAGACCCCCGGGAAAGCAAGCTTGGAACGAATTGGATTGTCCATACAAAATCACAACCAAAGCGAACAAGGGCTCATTTAACTAGACGCAATGGAAGGAaagcaactaccaaacaactggaatatcaaccacctcaaatatttcaacttttgAGAGAAAAAGTGTCccaaagtcgtactctttttccctcacttgagttttgtcccatttggGTTTTCTCATGGAGATTTTTAACGAAGCGGCGAAAGGAACGCTTTGAGTCGAAGTACGCGAGGATAGGACCGTTGTTACTATTTCATTTCTCGACTTCTCAATTCTCTCCAAGTCAAACAATGAAGGGAATATGTAGAATGGGACCGAGACTGGAACACCAGCCAACACCCAAAATCTATAATTTTCTCCAAGTATGTAACCAAAGCAACAATGTCAAAGCAATAAGAAACTTACGTTTTTCAGAACACCCACCGGCCCTCGTCCGCAATTtaacgaaaggttatgttcgaccttgctcGAACAATCACCTACCGTCCCTCGGCCCCGACTTAATGAAAGGTTATGCTCGACCTCGcttgaacaaacacctaccggccctcggtcgtgacttaacgaaaggttatgtttgaccctgctcgaacaaacacctaccgaaCCTCGACCGTAATTTAATGAATGTTTATGTTTGATTACACTCGAACAAACACCTTCCGGCCCTTGACCGtgatttaatgaaaggttataTTCGATtacgctcgaacaaacacctaccggccctcgaccaCGATTTAACGAAAGGTCATGTTCAACTAAGTTCAAACAAACACCTACCGACCCCAGCCGTAATCTAACCAAAGTTTACGTTTGACCTCGTTCGAACAAACACCTAACGGCCCCGGCCGCAATctaatgaaaggttatgttcgacctcgttcgaacaaAGATCTACCGGCCCTCGGCAATGATCTaacaaaaggttatgttcgacctcattcgaacaaatacctatcggccctcgaccgcgatttaacgaaaggttatgttcgattACGCTCGAACAAATAATAATGTTCATAGATTACGCAATCTATGAATATTCAGCTCCAAGGCCACGTCCATCTAAAAGACAACAATAATAAGAAGGGCAAAAGCGAAACGAGCAAACAATAGAATAAAAAAACATAAAAGTATAGAAAATAAACCATAAGAAGGGAAAAAGATGCAAGTAACAACTTTGATATTTCATACTTAAACTGTTTACAAAGGCTCGTAAAGATGCCggcaaaaatacacaaaaaagtCAAAAGAAAACTACTGGTCATCGCCATCACGACCTTCAGTACCCTTGCCATCGCCACCTCCACCCTCAGGATAAGCGGTATCATACTAGGTGTTCTTCTCATGCCGGTCTACACCCTCTTCCCCCTTCTCCTCATCggcctcaggcatagcaggatcATACCCACAAGCGACTCGAGCTTTACAAGACTTGACACACATCTTCGTGGATAGCCTCAGAAACGCATCCCGCCACATGAAAATCTGGAAAGACATCTAACTGTGCCTCGGCATGAATCCATTCCTTATATAACTCCCGAGGAACATTGGGAAAATCTGAAGTGTAGGAAGAGAACGGTTGTGCCAGTAATTGGGCCTTCTCGACCTCCAAAGCAGGAACTAGATCATGGAGATCATAAATCTCTTTCCCTAACTCCCCAATCCTTTCATCGAGACGCTTTTCTTTGAGTCTTGCCATTGTTAAATCATTTACTCACTCGGAACGGAGAGTCCGATCACCACCTCAAGGGATTCCGCCTTCCTCAAAGCCTCCAATCATGCAGACTCCGCATTCTCTAGCTCCTCTTGGTTCTCAGTGACCTCGCCACTAAGAGCCTCTGCCCTAAACTGACATTCCTTAAGCTGGCCTCGCAGCAAGACTACCTGAGTTTGGAGATCACTGCATTGGGGTTCAGCCCCCTGCTAAGATCAAGCTCTTCCTCTTTTCTCCTCAACGCCCCCTCTAGGATGCTGCACTTCCCCACTACCCGCACCAGCTCTTCATCTTTTGCCTTCAAGTCCTCCCTCAACTGGCGCACATCGCCGCCTTCACTAAGCCGACACCAAAGATTCCAGTACTTCTCAAGGCATCTGAAGTAGTTGTCCTTCAACGTCACGTAGATATCTTTACGTCTCTACTCCCTACGAGCACTTTCAATCTCCAAGATGACCATCTACAAAATGAATGAAGGAAGTTAGAGACTACGAAAGAACAAAACCTAAGGAAAATAATTGACAACAAATATACTTACCCAAAGGGTGAGACCAACAATGTTATTTGACAGGGCGTTGTCATCTATAGTCTTGAGAGTCGTACCCTTAATCTTAAAACAAAGAGGGACAAGGGAGGGGATAATCTTCTCAGTTTCCACAAGAAGATTACGGTCCATCAGGATGGTAATAGTCCTTGAACCCCCTTCCAACTTTACTTCAAGTTGAGTAAGCCCCTCGTCGATCATCCTCAACCCGTCTACATCCATGTCAGAATCGGATCCAACATCCTCCTCAGCGATAACCTTCCCCTATCATCAATCAAAGAAGGCACGTCTGTCGCAACCCGGGAAGACGAGGCATCTACGCG from Nicotiana tomentosiformis chromosome 11, ASM39032v3, whole genome shotgun sequence encodes:
- the LOC138902020 gene encoding uncharacterized protein, translated to MKKAHASQGGELIGTKEVMPPLLSAHNFYVSHIEIVYALEKLGTKMKCPLRIRSDPNTRKPDVLYEFLQERGHKIEDCIALRKEVVNMLWQGHLKELLSDKGRTNFSKGREHQCPPKPPSLAHTINVIIDSGDDTSINNMKFTTTHKLKRSITRERYDKFEKSIIFDESDANGLTSPHNDALVITLRILDTDFKCIMVDDVSGTCIIHPLVLTQIKLEDKIVSRCITLTGFNNAVEPTSREIAFPVLAGGVTLETTFHIMDQANAYNAIVG